A genomic segment from Gilvibacter sp. SZ-19 encodes:
- a CDS encoding ferredoxin--NADP reductase, whose protein sequence is MADFHELKIAAVEPQTSTAVSLKFQVPSTLSEAYQFVAGQYVNLSSVINGKEVRRAYSICSAPSSGDLTVLVKKVENGVFSTFANEQLKAGDLIKVATPEGRFVLPQAESGHYLFVAAGSGITPVLSMITDCLQNRPNTKLVLVYGNRNQDGTIFKAELENLQAQFPERLQIEWIYSRQDGDSFHFGRIDRSKIGYVINNKYQDQKFDEAFVCGPGDMIDTVIEALADFGMPQEKIHFERFTVSADDGEATTTEVPDGNAAITFVIDDESNTITAPNSISVLDIALKNDLDAPYSCQGGICSSCIARVTSGSAEMRKNQILTDSEVAEGLILTCQAHATSAQLTIDYDDV, encoded by the coding sequence ATGGCAGACTTTCATGAACTCAAAATAGCGGCCGTTGAACCACAAACAAGCACGGCAGTAAGTCTAAAATTTCAAGTACCCAGCACTTTAAGTGAAGCTTATCAATTTGTTGCAGGTCAGTACGTTAACCTAAGTTCCGTGATCAACGGTAAAGAGGTTAGACGCGCCTATTCCATTTGTAGCGCTCCCAGCAGCGGAGATTTGACAGTGCTGGTCAAGAAAGTTGAAAATGGGGTGTTCTCCACCTTCGCCAATGAGCAGCTTAAGGCGGGAGATCTCATAAAAGTGGCTACACCAGAAGGTAGATTCGTGCTTCCTCAGGCCGAATCGGGTCACTATTTATTTGTAGCCGCAGGAAGTGGAATCACACCAGTGCTTTCTATGATAACTGATTGCTTGCAAAATCGTCCAAACACCAAGCTGGTGCTGGTTTACGGTAATAGAAATCAAGACGGTACTATCTTCAAGGCTGAACTAGAAAACTTACAAGCTCAATTTCCCGAAAGGCTGCAGATCGAATGGATATACAGCCGCCAAGATGGAGACAGTTTCCACTTTGGACGCATAGATCGCAGTAAAATTGGTTATGTGATCAACAACAAATATCAAGACCAAAAATTCGATGAAGCCTTTGTTTGTGGCCCTGGAGACATGATCGATACTGTAATTGAAGCTTTGGCCGATTTCGGGATGCCACAAGAAAAGATTCACTTTGAGCGCTTTACTGTTTCTGCGGATGATGGAGAAGCTACCACTACCGAAGTTCCGGATGGAAATGCGGCCATTACTTTTGTTATTGACGACGAAAGCAACACCATTACAGCACCGAATTCGATCTCTGTACTCGATATAGCTCTAAAAAATGATCTGGATGCTCCTTATTCTTGTCAAGGAGGGATCTGTAGTTCGTGTATTGCTCGAGTGACTTCTGGTTCTGCAGAAATGCGCAAAAACCAAATCTTGACCGATAGTGAAGTTGCCGAAGGTTTGATCCTTACCTGTCAGGCGCATGCAACCTCTGCTCAATTAACCATTGATTACGACGACGTTTAG
- a CDS encoding TetR/AcrR family transcriptional regulator has product MARTKQFEVENVLDAAVGLFWKKGYHATSANDLVEHLGVSRSSLYDTFGDKRNLYLKSLHQYRKRVIGRQLYLIETATDIKETLEAIFSLIIEQDIDDFHPRGCMLVNAATEMAAVDEDVAAIVRGNQWDLQKAWEMAIKKAQYQNELRADLNPKETAAAIYNALIGMRVALKTEQEQETLDAIVRQTLRLLD; this is encoded by the coding sequence ATGGCGAGAACCAAACAATTTGAGGTAGAAAATGTACTGGATGCAGCCGTTGGGCTTTTCTGGAAAAAGGGCTATCACGCCACTTCCGCCAACGATCTTGTGGAACATTTAGGGGTGAGCAGATCGAGTTTGTATGACACCTTCGGTGACAAGCGCAATTTGTATTTAAAGTCTTTGCATCAATACCGAAAAAGAGTGATCGGTAGACAACTCTATCTAATTGAAACAGCAACCGATATCAAAGAGACCTTGGAAGCTATTTTTTCGCTGATAATTGAGCAAGACATTGACGATTTTCATCCCAGGGGATGTATGTTGGTCAATGCGGCGACAGAAATGGCTGCCGTAGATGAAGATGTTGCTGCCATAGTGAGAGGGAATCAATGGGATCTGCAAAAGGCATGGGAAATGGCCATTAAAAAAGCGCAATATCAAAACGAGCTGCGTGCCGATCTGAATCCAAAGGAAACAGCAGCAGCAATTTACAATGCCTTAATTGGAATGCGTGTAGCCTTAAAGACCGAACAGGAACAAGAAACTTTGGACGCTATTGTGCGCCAGACCTTGAGGCTTTTGGACTAA
- a CDS encoding glycosyltransferase family 9 protein, which translates to MEKNMHIAIIRLSAMGDVAMLVPALQVLRQTYPSAQITVVSKAFHQPIFNGIPDVDFKAAEVKGSHKGMLGMRRLAAELKGLGVTHLADCHNVLRSKLLRTFLSFSAVALAAIDKDRAAKKALCKPTNKTWTQLKTSHQRYADVFNALGFPVSLEDFSPLDRLPMPKPAMELLAAWKGKIVGVAPYAAFAAKTYSSDQMREVLSGLNATGKTKILLFGAPNERDSLLELASDLEHVLVVAGLLKFEEELALISNLDLMLAMDSGNGHLAANYGVPVVTLWGVTHPYLGFAPFGQNAAHSLLPDLEKFPAIPTSVYGKSHPAGYENAINSIPATAVVDLINKII; encoded by the coding sequence TTGGAAAAGAACATGCATATCGCCATTATTCGCCTGTCGGCTATGGGCGATGTAGCCATGTTAGTTCCCGCGCTACAAGTTTTACGGCAAACCTATCCAAGTGCGCAGATCACGGTTGTCTCTAAAGCATTCCACCAACCTATTTTTAATGGAATACCGGATGTAGACTTTAAGGCTGCCGAAGTAAAAGGTAGCCATAAAGGGATGCTCGGCATGCGCCGATTAGCTGCTGAGCTCAAAGGGCTTGGAGTAACCCATCTTGCCGATTGTCACAATGTTTTACGCTCCAAATTACTGCGGACTTTTTTGAGTTTCAGCGCAGTTGCACTCGCAGCCATAGACAAAGATCGCGCTGCCAAGAAAGCCCTTTGCAAGCCTACAAATAAAACTTGGACACAATTAAAAACATCGCATCAGCGCTATGCCGATGTTTTTAACGCCCTTGGATTTCCAGTTTCGTTAGAGGACTTTTCTCCTTTAGATCGCCTGCCCATGCCCAAGCCTGCTATGGAATTGCTGGCGGCATGGAAAGGAAAGATCGTTGGGGTAGCACCTTATGCGGCCTTCGCGGCAAAGACCTATAGTTCTGACCAAATGCGCGAAGTCTTGTCAGGGCTAAATGCTACGGGCAAAACCAAGATATTGCTTTTCGGGGCTCCCAATGAGCGAGATTCGCTATTGGAACTAGCTTCTGATTTGGAACATGTTCTTGTTGTTGCGGGTCTCTTGAAATTCGAAGAAGAATTGGCGTTGATCTCCAATTTAGATCTAATGCTAGCCATGGACAGCGGCAACGGACATTTGGCGGCAAATTATGGGGTTCCAGTGGTCACACTCTGGGGAGTAACGCATCCGTATTTGGGCTTTGCTCCTTTTGGACAAAATGCTGCGCATAGTCTACTTCCAGATCTGGAAAAGTTCCCGGCCATTCCAACCTCAGTTTATGGAAAATCTCATCCTGCTGGCTATGAAAATGCCATAAATTCCATTCCCGCAACGGCTGTGGTGGACTTAATCAACAAAATTATTTAA
- a CDS encoding DUF4254 domain-containing protein, giving the protein MFSAKANPIFQEVIKQYHVLDNVDQDFHNPYNEKDDLLAHLLYRKCWIDTVQWHYEDIIRDPNIDPVAALELKRKIDASNQDRTDMVEYIDSYFLDKYKDVEPKPDARINTESPAWGVDRLSILALKIYHMNEEAQRQDASAEHRAACQKKLDVLLEQRVDLSTAIDQLLEDIAAGDKYMKVYKQMKMYNDDELNPVLRGQK; this is encoded by the coding sequence ATGTTTTCTGCCAAGGCCAATCCTATTTTTCAAGAAGTAATCAAGCAGTATCACGTATTGGATAATGTGGACCAAGATTTCCACAATCCTTACAATGAAAAAGATGATCTGCTGGCTCATTTGCTCTACCGTAAATGCTGGATAGACACTGTTCAATGGCACTATGAAGACATTATTCGCGATCCGAATATCGACCCTGTAGCCGCCTTGGAGCTCAAGCGTAAGATCGATGCCTCTAACCAAGACAGAACCGATATGGTGGAGTACATAGACAGCTATTTTTTAGACAAATACAAAGATGTAGAGCCTAAGCCAGATGCGCGTATCAATACAGAGAGTCCGGCTTGGGGAGTTGATAGACTTTCTATTTTGGCCTTAAAGATCTATCACATGAACGAGGAGGCACAGCGCCAAGACGCTTCAGCGGAACATCGAGCTGCATGTCAAAAGAAGCTAGACGTTTTACTGGAACAACGCGTTGACCTTTCAACGGCGATTGACCAGTTGCTAGAAGATATCGCTGCAGGAGACAAGTACATGAAAGTCTATAAGCAGATGAAAATGTACAATGACGACGAACTCAATCCGGTTCTTCGCGGACAGAAGTAA
- a CDS encoding uracil phosphoribosyltransferase yields MSWRGFFEGIQSFFENVAFAPYEWLRALELENWWLANTVTWLFILVGFVAFFYWMKQLQIFNQNNEEDRSQVSHSFLG; encoded by the coding sequence ATGAGTTGGAGAGGTTTTTTTGAAGGAATTCAATCATTTTTTGAAAACGTAGCATTCGCACCTTATGAGTGGTTGCGTGCTCTAGAACTTGAAAACTGGTGGTTAGCCAACACCGTAACTTGGCTTTTTATCTTGGTTGGTTTTGTTGCTTTCTTCTACTGGATGAAGCAATTGCAGATCTTCAATCAGAACAACGAAGAAGACCGCAGCCAGGTTTCTCACTCATTCTTAGGATAA
- the purD gene encoding phosphoribosylamine--glycine ligase: MNILIIGSGGREHALAHKIVQSPKCEQLFVAPGNAGTATIASNVALGVSDFEGIKALVLKEGIGLVVVGPEAPLVDGIYDFFKADERLKEVAVVGPSQEAAQLEGSKDYAKRFMARHNIPTAAYQSFNADTLEAGKQFLETLNAPYVLKADGLAAGKGVLILEDLDEAKRELENMLANQKFGAASSTVVIEEFLDGIELSVFVLTDGKDYKILPNAKDYKRIGEGDTGLNTGGMGAVSPVPFADEAFLKKVEDQVVIPTVNGLKEEGLTYRGFIFLGLIKVGDSPKVIEYNVRMGDPETEVVIPRIQSDLVDLLLATDKQTLGTTAFEVNPQAATTVMLVSGGYPEAYEKGKTITGIEKVEDAIVFHAGTAEKDGQVVTNGGRVIAVTALADDYKQALKKSYQNAAKLQFDTMYYRTDIGFDLS; this comes from the coding sequence ATGAACATCCTTATCATCGGTTCTGGAGGTAGAGAACACGCCTTAGCCCACAAGATAGTCCAAAGTCCAAAATGTGAACAATTGTTTGTGGCACCCGGAAATGCGGGAACCGCGACAATTGCAAGCAATGTAGCTTTAGGTGTCAGCGACTTTGAAGGTATCAAAGCCTTGGTTTTAAAAGAGGGCATTGGCTTAGTGGTTGTGGGCCCAGAAGCACCTTTGGTAGATGGGATATACGATTTTTTCAAAGCCGATGAGAGGTTAAAAGAGGTAGCCGTTGTAGGGCCTTCACAAGAAGCTGCCCAATTAGAAGGCAGTAAGGACTACGCGAAACGATTTATGGCACGTCACAACATTCCAACAGCTGCCTACCAGAGTTTTAACGCAGATACCTTGGAAGCAGGAAAGCAGTTCTTAGAGACCTTAAATGCGCCTTATGTGCTGAAAGCAGACGGTTTGGCCGCCGGAAAAGGTGTATTGATCTTAGAAGACCTGGACGAAGCCAAGCGAGAATTGGAAAATATGTTGGCCAATCAAAAGTTCGGGGCGGCTAGCAGCACTGTGGTCATCGAAGAGTTCCTAGACGGTATTGAGCTTAGTGTTTTTGTCCTGACCGACGGGAAAGACTACAAGATCTTGCCCAACGCCAAAGATTACAAGCGTATAGGCGAAGGCGACACCGGCCTGAATACGGGAGGGATGGGAGCCGTATCTCCTGTGCCATTTGCAGACGAAGCTTTTCTTAAAAAGGTAGAGGATCAGGTGGTGATTCCAACCGTTAATGGCCTAAAGGAAGAAGGATTGACCTATCGCGGTTTCATTTTCTTAGGATTGATCAAAGTTGGCGATTCCCCAAAAGTGATCGAATACAATGTGCGCATGGGCGATCCGGAGACCGAAGTGGTTATTCCGAGAATTCAATCGGACTTGGTTGACTTACTGTTGGCAACAGATAAACAAACTTTAGGCACTACTGCTTTTGAAGTGAATCCACAGGCAGCTACCACAGTGATGTTGGTCTCAGGAGGATATCCGGAAGCCTATGAAAAAGGGAAGACCATTACAGGTATAGAGAAGGTAGAAGATGCGATAGTGTTTCACGCAGGCACAGCAGAAAAAGACGGGCAAGTGGTGACCAATGGGGGCCGTGTAATCGCAGTAACAGCCTTGGCAGATGATTACAAACAGGCGCTAAAAAAATCGTACCAAAATGCAGCTAAGCTACAGTTTGATACGATGTATTATAGAACCGATATCGGTTTTGACTTATCCTAA
- a CDS encoding phenylacetate--CoA ligase family protein: MQQIQSIPIDIKADYQAQKCLEIANYHLANTPFYKALVGKDSVADFSSLPLLTKSDLQQPLADRLSSQYNTKNVYVNKTSGSSGHPFIFAKDKFCHALTWAYIIDRFGLYQLDFNRSYQARFYGIPLKFPGYHKERLKDLLSKRYRFPIFDLQEKELDKILKHFKNKRFEYINGYTSSIVLFAKYLKAKDIVLTSVCPSLRLCMVTSEMLFDSDKTLMEQQFGVPVVNEYGASELDLIAFTTPDGNFGLNTDTLYVEVVDDSGKVVPMGTPGRLVITSLYNKAHPFIRYDIGDLGVIASDKNGRPYLKELIGRTNDIAHLPSGKTVPGLTFYYVTKSVIEDSGKVKEFVVVQQDLNRFKIRYVSAQPLSEAEKKTMEKALETYLEPGLILAFEHCQTIVRSARGKLKQFSSEYNG, encoded by the coding sequence TTGCAGCAAATTCAATCGATCCCAATTGACATAAAAGCAGATTACCAAGCCCAAAAGTGTTTGGAGATCGCAAATTATCACCTGGCAAACACTCCGTTTTACAAGGCGCTAGTAGGTAAGGATTCCGTAGCAGATTTTAGCAGTTTACCCTTGCTCACAAAGTCAGATCTGCAACAGCCCTTAGCAGATCGTCTCAGCAGCCAATACAACACCAAAAATGTTTATGTGAACAAAACTTCTGGGTCTAGCGGGCATCCGTTCATCTTTGCGAAAGACAAATTTTGTCACGCCCTGACCTGGGCTTATATAATAGATCGCTTTGGTCTGTACCAGCTCGATTTCAACCGTTCGTATCAGGCCCGATTCTATGGAATTCCACTTAAATTTCCGGGCTATCACAAAGAGCGGCTCAAAGATCTGCTCAGCAAGCGCTATCGCTTTCCGATATTCGACCTCCAAGAGAAGGAGTTGGATAAGATCCTAAAACACTTTAAAAACAAGCGCTTCGAGTATATCAATGGGTATACCAGCTCAATAGTGCTTTTTGCAAAATACCTTAAAGCCAAAGACATAGTGCTCACCTCGGTTTGTCCGAGTCTAAGGCTTTGTATGGTAACCTCAGAAATGCTTTTTGATTCCGACAAAACCCTGATGGAACAACAGTTTGGAGTGCCTGTAGTCAACGAATATGGCGCCTCAGAATTAGACCTTATTGCCTTTACTACTCCCGATGGCAATTTTGGTTTAAACACGGACACCCTATATGTAGAAGTGGTGGACGATAGTGGCAAGGTTGTTCCTATGGGAACTCCCGGCAGGTTGGTTATTACGTCGCTTTACAACAAGGCACACCCCTTTATTCGTTATGATATTGGCGATCTGGGTGTGATTGCTTCGGATAAAAACGGGCGACCTTATCTCAAAGAGCTTATTGGTCGCACTAATGATATTGCGCACTTACCAAGTGGGAAAACGGTCCCAGGGCTCACCTTCTATTATGTGACCAAGAGCGTTATTGAAGATTCTGGCAAGGTCAAGGAATTTGTGGTAGTGCAACAAGACCTCAACCGCTTTAAAATACGCTATGTAAGCGCCCAGCCACTATCCGAAGCAGAGAAGAAAACCATGGAAAAGGCACTAGAAACCTACTTAGAGCCCGGCCTGATCTTAGCCTTTGAACACTGCCAGACCATTGTAAGATCGGCACGAGGGAAACTAAAACAATTCAGCAGCGAATACAATGGCTAA
- a CDS encoding glycosyltransferase family 4 protein: MAKHICIVSNYYPPEMGAAANRIQILAESLQAKGMQVTVLCPLPNYPFGELFEGYPKAGPYTEQINGIRTVRLSTFATKSTKPWLRFKAMGAFAKSVSKQLRQQHPYDIVIIQCSPLLVGYHSLRTAKKLGLKAVINISDIWPLAAVELGAMRKGLIYAWMRKMEKFIYRHADAILGQSKEILTHVQKEGATAPLLLYRNFPRVSAASLCKTPVKDVKVVYAGLLGAAQGILELCKQIELPANWELHIYGQGNEQEAIASYLNANSKSIIYMGSLTKEELHGKLSDYHLALAPLKTRIYGSVPSKLFELPHFGLPVLYLGAGEGAQVVQQYKLGWSVSGSDWKAMNALLVQLDGDKSQWPRPEELQQTARENFVPEPQLERLVALLDQ; this comes from the coding sequence ATGGCTAAACACATCTGTATAGTAAGTAATTATTATCCTCCAGAAATGGGAGCTGCAGCTAATCGCATCCAGATCTTAGCCGAATCGCTACAGGCCAAAGGGATGCAGGTTACCGTACTTTGTCCGCTGCCCAATTACCCTTTTGGAGAGTTGTTTGAGGGCTACCCTAAAGCTGGGCCCTACACAGAGCAAATAAACGGTATCCGGACTGTTCGATTGAGCACTTTCGCCACCAAATCAACCAAGCCTTGGTTACGCTTTAAGGCCATGGGTGCCTTTGCAAAAAGTGTGAGCAAGCAATTGCGGCAACAGCATCCCTACGATATAGTGATCATACAGTGTTCGCCTTTGCTTGTGGGTTATCACAGCCTTAGAACTGCGAAAAAGTTAGGGTTAAAAGCAGTGATAAATATCTCTGACATTTGGCCGCTTGCAGCCGTGGAGCTCGGAGCCATGCGCAAGGGACTCATCTACGCTTGGATGCGTAAGATGGAAAAGTTCATTTACCGCCATGCAGATGCCATATTGGGGCAATCCAAAGAAATACTTACTCATGTGCAAAAAGAGGGCGCTACAGCCCCGCTATTGCTTTACAGAAACTTTCCGAGGGTGAGTGCGGCTTCTTTGTGTAAAACGCCAGTAAAAGACGTGAAAGTGGTCTATGCAGGCTTGCTAGGAGCCGCTCAAGGGATCTTAGAATTGTGCAAACAGATCGAATTACCTGCTAATTGGGAATTGCATATTTACGGACAGGGGAACGAACAAGAAGCTATAGCTTCTTATCTGAACGCCAACTCAAAATCCATCATTTATATGGGTTCCTTGACTAAGGAAGAGCTTCACGGCAAGCTTTCTGATTATCATCTGGCCCTGGCACCGCTTAAAACACGTATTTATGGCTCTGTACCGTCTAAATTGTTCGAACTGCCTCATTTTGGCTTGCCGGTGCTCTATCTAGGTGCTGGAGAAGGAGCGCAAGTGGTGCAACAATACAAGCTCGGTTGGAGTGTTTCTGGTTCCGATTGGAAGGCGATGAATGCGTTACTTGTGCAATTGGATGGAGACAAAAGTCAATGGCCTAGACCAGAGGAATTACAGCAAACTGCGCGTGAAAATTTTGTTCCAGAGCCGCAGCTTGAACGATTGGTAGCCCTTTTGGATCAGTAG
- a CDS encoding undecaprenyl-phosphate glucose phosphotransferase — MVFARRGRYSGYIRPIQYAIDLATIHFLAQGFFSDNSAYYSYIVFVSLAWIVLSVKSNFYEIYRFTKVVKILSLIGLQSILFTLLVFAFFGIYNEMDQDPVEVLIYIAKVFGVIGAFKLAIYYLLKRYRLVGGNYRNVIILGLNQKTEQLRKFFTDNPEYGYQLIKTYDFSAREELEMQEVFDFVLANNIDEIYSSIAELDNDQLGSLVDFADNNLKILKFVPDNKEIYSRRLEYNYYGYLPVLSLRRIPILEPFNLFIKRSFDIMLALIIIVGLLSWLTPLLAIIIKLESKGPVFFKQKRNGLDYKEFFCYKFRSMRPNPMADLHQVTRGDQRITRVGRIIRKTSIDELPQFINVLKGEMSVVGPRPHMVSHTHMYAERIDKFMVRHFIKPGITGLAQVTGYRGEVETDEDIINRVKFDIFYLENWSMLLDLKIIVQTVYNAIRGDEKAY; from the coding sequence ATGGTATTTGCAAGACGTGGTCGATATTCGGGTTATATAAGACCCATACAGTATGCTATAGATCTGGCAACAATCCATTTCTTGGCGCAGGGATTCTTTTCAGATAATTCTGCCTATTATTCTTATATCGTATTTGTTTCCCTTGCCTGGATAGTGCTCTCGGTAAAATCGAATTTCTACGAGATCTACCGTTTTACCAAAGTGGTAAAGATCTTATCCTTAATAGGGTTGCAATCCATTTTATTTACGCTACTCGTATTTGCCTTTTTTGGCATTTACAACGAAATGGATCAAGACCCTGTAGAAGTACTGATCTATATCGCCAAGGTGTTTGGAGTCATTGGCGCTTTTAAGCTCGCAATCTACTACTTGCTTAAGCGATACCGACTCGTAGGAGGTAACTATAGGAACGTTATCATTTTAGGGCTTAACCAAAAAACAGAACAGCTGCGCAAGTTCTTTACCGATAATCCGGAATACGGCTACCAGCTTATCAAGACCTATGATTTCAGCGCTAGAGAAGAACTAGAAATGCAAGAGGTTTTCGATTTCGTTCTGGCCAATAATATCGATGAGATCTACTCTTCTATAGCAGAATTAGACAACGACCAGCTGGGTAGTTTGGTCGATTTTGCAGACAACAATCTCAAGATCTTAAAATTCGTTCCTGACAATAAGGAGATCTACTCCAGACGCTTGGAGTACAATTACTACGGATATTTGCCAGTGCTTTCCTTAAGACGAATCCCGATCTTGGAGCCGTTCAATCTGTTCATCAAGCGAAGCTTTGACATTATGTTAGCCTTGATAATCATTGTTGGATTGCTGAGCTGGCTTACCCCGCTACTGGCAATTATTATCAAGCTAGAATCCAAAGGCCCTGTGTTTTTCAAACAGAAACGAAACGGATTGGATTACAAAGAATTCTTCTGTTATAAGTTTCGTTCTATGCGCCCAAACCCTATGGCAGACCTACACCAGGTAACCCGGGGAGATCAGCGAATTACTCGTGTAGGACGCATCATTAGAAAAACCAGTATAGACGAACTACCGCAATTTATCAATGTTTTAAAAGGCGAAATGTCTGTGGTTGGCCCTAGACCACACATGGTGAGTCATACCCATATGTATGCCGAACGTATTGATAAATTCATGGTGCGCCATTTCATTAAACCAGGAATCACCGGACTGGCTCAGGTAACTGGTTATCGCGGAGAAGTAGAGACAGACGAAGACATCATCAATCGGGTAAAATTCGACATTTTCTACTTGGAGAACTGGTCCATGCTCTTAGACCTTAAGATCATTGTACAAACGGTCTACAATGCCATCCGCGGAGACGAAAAAGCCTACTGA
- a CDS encoding UDP-glucuronic acid decarboxylase family protein, whose amino-acid sequence MAKRVLITGAAGFIGSHLCDRFIAEGYRVVAMDNLITGDLKNIEHLFGKERFEFYHHDVTTFVYVPGQLDYILHFASPASPIDYLKIPIQTLKVGSLGTHNLLGLAKEKKARILIASTSEVYGDPLVHPQSEEYFGNVNAIGPRGVYDEAKRFQESITMAYHRFHGLETRIARIFNTYGPRMRLNDGRVIPAFIGQALRGEDLTVFGDGHQTRSFCYVDDQIEGLYRLLLSDYSLPVNIGNPDEISILDFAEEIIKLTGTDQKIVFKPLPTDDPLQRQPDIARAREVLGWEPKVDRATGMAKTYDYFKNLSPEELLKSEHKDFSKHIRK is encoded by the coding sequence ATGGCGAAACGCGTTTTAATTACTGGCGCTGCCGGGTTTATAGGTTCCCATCTGTGCGACCGCTTTATAGCAGAAGGTTATAGAGTAGTGGCAATGGATAATCTTATAACCGGCGACCTCAAGAACATAGAGCACCTCTTTGGTAAGGAGCGTTTTGAGTTCTACCATCACGATGTGACCACCTTTGTTTATGTGCCTGGACAATTGGATTACATTCTGCATTTTGCTTCTCCAGCTAGTCCGATAGATTATCTCAAAATCCCTATTCAAACCTTAAAAGTAGGATCTTTAGGAACCCACAATCTTTTGGGATTGGCCAAGGAGAAAAAAGCGCGAATACTTATTGCTTCTACCAGTGAAGTGTACGGAGATCCCTTAGTACATCCTCAAAGCGAAGAATATTTTGGAAATGTTAATGCTATTGGTCCTCGAGGTGTTTATGACGAGGCCAAACGCTTTCAGGAATCCATCACTATGGCCTACCACCGTTTTCACGGCTTAGAAACTAGAATCGCTCGCATATTCAACACCTACGGGCCGCGAATGAGACTCAATGACGGACGTGTGATCCCAGCCTTTATAGGACAAGCCTTGCGTGGCGAAGACTTAACAGTCTTTGGCGACGGTCACCAAACGCGTTCGTTCTGTTATGTGGACGATCAGATCGAAGGCTTGTATAGATTGTTGCTGAGTGATTATAGCTTGCCTGTAAATATTGGAAACCCGGACGAGATCAGTATCCTTGACTTTGCTGAAGAGATCATCAAACTAACAGGCACCGATCAAAAGATCGTTTTTAAGCCATTGCCCACAGACGACCCTTTACAACGTCAGCCAGACATAGCTAGAGCTCGTGAGGTGCTCGGGTGGGAGCCCAAAGTAGATCGTGCTACTGGCATGGCTAAAACCTATGACTATTTTAAGAACTTAAGTCCTGAAGAATTGCTGAAAAGCGAACACAAAGACTTCTCAAAGCACATTCGCAAGTAA